In the genome of Ptychodera flava strain L36383 chromosome 13, AS_Pfla_20210202, whole genome shotgun sequence, one region contains:
- the LOC139148138 gene encoding uncharacterized protein C18orf63-like, translating into MEEKWRNPTALFFATLPEMKELCFVTLVISQDVLHKNKETSVHQLQVIKCRELIFTEQNIMATPSLDDTTKIFVTMHMGAWKSKALLPKFQKMGLQVEKASRLFPHIFQSCFVYTLTAKLAPGWNKVANLFVHGRDFLTSSDKLNAVKMNMNVTNEEVTFALEASSIKLPANQIQDFEICAPVLERFYMSKSAVINEYSIESKWCHVLPSMKKGKLVKITHDIPQSSPFKSYKDIRRHWKNTYGYRLPELEDGEVFFNIYFPGIGHTLFTYPEFCVRKRDLIVIPRADPDPILETFVNDIQSKMPQVCGMRFCMSRRAKYSKPSLCEASSEDTDLNSVMLTDKPPIRKLPARRHIEKIYSKAPGCQSKPTTHPTISHQASNLFRNAGFLTANCQQSSQETDSNAVVETPSAEDASTTQQKIIPIFKAQCVRTPKVPSKTLPVFKQMKRPIPAHQTRPIESKISDVSSSVAATLTSSVGQTKLSPPDSFRQTYAHQFASTTSKMPALVAVHGSTMGSNFLGDGVRHIPQETTTGKRKKQDVGGDDVAKRPKSKPKIQENVDIGLLAVNGQLSKVNTATLSNWLRERHIAVKAKDKKGELIDKVMQQLQIKRTEE; encoded by the exons ATGGAAGAAAAGTGGAGGAACCCAACAGCCTTGTTCTTCGCTACGTTACCTGAGATGAAAGAATTATGTTTTGTAACGCTAGTTATCAGTCAAGACGTGTTACACAAGAACAAGGAAACAAGCGTGCACCAGTTGCAAGTCATCAAATGCAG GGAGCTGATATTCACAGAACAGAACATTATGGCAACACCTTCATTGGATGACACCACTAAGATCTTTGTAACAATGCATATGGGTGCATGGAAGTCAAAGGCGCtgctgccaaaatttcagaagaTGGGACTGCAA GTAGAGAAGGCAAGCAGGTTGTTTCCACACATATTCCAATCCTGCTTCGTCTACACCCTGACAGCCAAACTGGCCCCAGGCTGGAATAAAGTGGCAAACTTGTTTGTGCATGGCAGAGACTTTCTAACATCTTCTGACAAACTCAATGCAGTCA aaatgAACATGAATGTCACAAATGAAGAAGTAACATTCGCATTGGAAGCAAGTTCCATCAAGTTGCCTGCCAATCAG ATTCAAGACTTTGAAATATGTGCTCCAGTCTTGGAAAGATTCTACATGTCCAAATCTGCCGTAATCAATGAGTATTCTATAGAGAGCAAATGGTGTCATGTACTTCCCAG CATGAAGAAGGGGAAGTTGGTCAAGATCACTCACGACATCCCCCAATCCAGTCCATTTAAATCCTATAAAGACATCAGAAGACACTGGAAAAATACT TATGGATACAGATTGCCAGAATTGGAAGACGGTGAGGTGTTCTTCAATATATACTTTCCAGGGATTGGACACACACTTTTCAC ATATCCTGAGTTTTGTGTACGGAAGAGAGATCTGATTGTTATACCAAGAGCAGATCCAGATCCAATCTTAGAGACGTTTGTTAATGACATTCAGAGCAAAATGCCACAGGTCTGTGGGATGCGTTTTTGCATGAGCAGGAGAGCCAAGTACAGTAAACCCTCTCTGTGTGAAGCCAGCAGTGAG GACACAGACTTAAATTCAGTGATGTTGACAGACAAACCACCTATCAGAAAACTGCCAGCAAGACGACACATTGAGAAGATTTACTCCAAAGCACCAGGCTGTCAATCAAAGCCAACGACACACCCAACAATAAGTCATCAAGCAAGCAATCTATTCAGAAATGCCGGTTTTCTAACTGCCAATTGCCAACAAAGCAGCCAGGAAACTGATAGCAATGCTGTGGTGGAAACTCCAAGTGCTGAGGATGCGTCAACCACTCAGCAGAAAATAATTCCCATTTTCAAGGCTCAGTGCGTCAGAACACCAAAAGTTCCTTCTAAAACCCTGCCTGTGTTCAAACAGATGAAAAGACCAATTCCCGCTCATCAAACCAGGCCAATTGAAAGCAAGATTTCAGATGTTTCATCATCAGTAGCGGCAACACTGACTAGTTCAGTCGGCCAGACCAAATTGTCTCCACCTGATTCATTCAGACAGACCTACGCCCACCAGTTTGCATCTACAACTAGTAAGATGCCTGCTCTAGTTGCTGTGCATGGAAGTACTATGGGCAGCAATTTCCTAGGGGATGGAGTAAGGCATATTCCACAGGAAACCACAACTGGGAAACGAAAGAAACAA GATGTTGGAGGAGATGATGTGGCAAAGAGACCAAAGAGTAAACCTAAGATTcaagaaaatgttgatattgGTTTACTGGCAGTCAATGGACAG CTATCCAAGGTTAATACTGCTACACTCTCAAACTGGCTGAGGGAAAGACACATAGCGGTCAAGGCCAAGGACAAGAAAGGAGAGCTGATTGACAAGGTCATGCAGCAACTACAGATCAAGAGAACAGAAGAGTGA